A section of the Centropristis striata isolate RG_2023a ecotype Rhode Island chromosome 7, C.striata_1.0, whole genome shotgun sequence genome encodes:
- the ddr2l gene encoding discoidin domain-containing receptor 2 isoform X1: protein MHLFLLLILQATAAFGQIDPAHCRYALGMEDGRIKDDDITASSQWYESTGPQYARLNREEGDGAWCPEGQLEPSDSQYLQVDLGRLIFLTVVGTQGRYARYSGNEFARAYRLNYSRDGQLWKSWRSRLGNTVMEGNKNAYTSVINDLHPPVITRHVRLIPVTTLSTTVCMRVELYGCPWEDGLISYSAPEGQIMMPPGYPIASLNDSTYDGAHERRRLFGGLGQLTDGVIGLDDFLLTRQNHVWPGYNYLGWRNDSLGSPGYVEMEFIFDRQRNFTSMKVHSNNMFPRGVKIFSSVSCWFKPRLIAGWEAEPVTFKTVLDDKNPSARYVTVPLTRRTAKSIRCRFFFADVWMMFSEISFQSEDTILPTLMTLGSTLPPVKKESTMSTTPVTAAIPSASDQPDDGNTPILIGCLVTIILLLVIIIFLILWCQYVCKVLEKAPRRILDEEVTVRLSSCSDTIILQTPPVPPRSGHAPTANTDPHYERVFLLDPQYQNPAVLRNKLPELSQSAEASACGGGYAEPDVTQCTPHQCFHSNAPHYAETDIVRLQGVTGSNMYAVPALTVDSLTRKDISAAEFPRQQLIFREKLGEGQFGEVHLCEAEGLPEFLGEGSPLPDRDDHSVLVAVKQLRADATSQARNDFLKEIKIMSRLNDPNIIRLLCVCVSSDPLCMVTEYMENGDLNMFLSQREIESTLTHANNIPSVSLSDLLHMSVQISSGMKYLASLNFVHRDLATRNCLLDRRLTIKIADFGMSRNLYSSDYYRIQGRAVLPIRWMAWESILLGKFTTASDVWAFGVTLWEIFTLCKEQPYSLLSDEQVIENTGEFFRNQGRQIFLYAPPLCPPSLFELMMRCWGRDIPDRPSFEGLYRALRPHVNQ from the exons ATGCACCTCTTCTTGCTGCTGATCCTTCAAGCTACAGCAGCCTTCGGACAGATCGacccag CACACTGTCGCTATGCCCTGGGCATGGAGGACGGGCGGATTAAGGACGATGACATCACGGCGTCCAGTCAGTGGTACGAGTCCACGGGGCCGCAGTACGCCAG GTTGAACCGTGAGGAGGGGGACGGAGCCTGGTGTCCTGAGGGACAGCTGGAGCCTTCAGACAGTCAGTACCTGCAG GTGGACCTGGGCCGGCTGATCTTCCTGACGGTGGTCGGGACTCAGGGTCGCTACGCCCGCTACTCCGGGAACGAGTTCGCCCGCGCCTACCGCCTCAACTACAGCCGGGACGGCCAGCTGTGGAAGTCCTGGAGGAGCCGGCTGGGCAACACG GTGATGGAGGGAAACAAGAACGCGTACACCTCCGTCATCAACGACCTCCACCCGCCCGTCATCACACGCCACGTCCGTCTGATCCCCGTCACCACACTGTCCACCACCGTCTGCATGAGGGTGGAGCTGTACGGCTGTCCCTGGGagg atGGCCTGATCTCCTACAGTGCTCCTGAGGGTCAGATCATGATGCCTCCTGGTTATCCCATCGCCAGCCTCAACGACTCCACGTACGACGGAGCTCACGAGAGGAG GAGGCTGTTTGGCGGGCTGGGTCAGCTGACGGACGGCGTGATCGGCCTGGACGACTTCCTGCTGACGCGGCAGAACCACGTGTGGCCTGGATACAACTACCTGGGCTGGAGGAACGACTCGCTGGGCAGCCCGGGATACGTGGAGATGGAGTTCATCTTCGACCGGCAGAGGAACTTCACCTCCATGAAG GTTCACAGTAACAACATGTTCCCTCGCGGCGTGAAGATCTTCTCCTCCGTGTCCTGCTGGTTTAAGCCCCGCCTCATCGCCGGCTGGGAGGCGGAGCCTGTGACCTTCAAGACGGTGCTGGACGACAAGAACCCAAGCGCTCGCTACGTCACCGTGCCGCTGACCCGCCGCACCGCAAAATCCATCCGCTGCAGGTTCTTCTTCGCCGACGTCTGGATGATGTTCAGCGAGATCTCCTTCCAgtcag AGGACACCATACTCCCGACCCTGATGACCTTGGGGTCGACCCTCCCTCCTGTCAAGAAGGAGAGCACCATGTCCACCACGCCTGTGACAG cAGCCATCCCTTCAGCCAGCGACCAGCCTGACGACGGGAACACGCCCATCCTGATTGGCTGCCTGGTGACCATCATCCTGCTGCTGgtcatcatcatcttcctcaTCCTCTGGTGTCAGTATGTCTGCAAGGTGCTGGAGAAG gctCCTCGTCGGATCCTTGACGAGGAGGTGACAGTCCGGCTGTCGTCCTGCAGCGACACCATCATCCTCCAGACCCCCCCTGTGCCCCCCCGCTCCGGCCACGCCCCCACAG CCAACACTGACCCGCACTACGAGAGAGTCTTCCTGTTGGACCCGCAGTACCAGAACCCGGCGGTGCTGAGGAACAAGCTGCCGGAGCTGTCGCAGAGCGCCGAGGCCTCAG cGTGCGGCGGTGGTTACGCTGAGCCTGACGTCACCCAGTGCACACCCCACCAGTGTTTCCATAGCAACGCGCCGCACTACGCCGAGACAGACATCGTGCGTCTGCAGGGCGTCACCGGCAGCAACATGTACGCCGTCCCCGCCCTCACCGTCGACTCGCTCACCAGGAAGGACATCTCCGCCGCCGAGTTCCCACGGCAACAGCTCATCTTCAGGGAGAAGCTGGGGGAGGGGCAGTTCGGAGAG GTCCACCTGTGTGAGGCTGAGGGGCTCCCGGAGTTCCTCGGGGAGGGCTCTCCTCTCCCGGACCGGGACGACCACTCGGTGCTGGTGGCTGTCAAACAGCTGCGGGCTGACGCCACCAGCCAGGCCAG GAACGACTTCCTGAAGGAGATAAAGATCATGTCCCGTCTGAACGACCCCAACATCATccggctgctgtgtgtgtgtgtgtcgtccgACCCGCTGTGCATGGTGACGGAGTACATGGAGAACGGAGACCTCAACATGTTCCTGTCGCAGCGGGAGATCGAGAGCACGCTGACGCACGCCAACAACATCCCTTCAGTCAG tCTGTCCGACCTCCTGCACATGTCGGTGCAGATCTCGTCGGGGATGAAGTATCTGGCGTCTCTGAACTTCGTGCACCGCGACCTGGCCACCAGGAACTGCCTGCTGGACCGCCGCCTCACCATCAAGATCGCCGACTTCGGCATGAGCCGGAACCTGTACAGCAGCGACTACTACCGCATCCAGGGCCGCGCCGTGCTGCCCATCAGGTGGATGGCCTGGGAGAGCATCCTGCTG GGTAAGTTCACCACGGCCAGTGACGTGTGGGCGTTCGGCGTCACGCTGTGGGAGATCTTCACTCTGTGTAAGGAGCAGCCCTACAGCCTGCTGTCTGACGAACAGGTCATAGAGAACACTGGCGAGTTCTTCAGGAACCAgggcagacag ATCTTCCTCTACGCTCCTCCGCTCTGCCCTCCTTCTCTCTTCGAGCTGATGATGCGTTGTTGGGGCAGAGACATCCCCGACCGGCCGTCCTTCGAGGGCCTCTACCGGGCCCTGAGGCCCCACGTCAACCAGTGA
- the ddr2l gene encoding discoidin domain-containing receptor 2 isoform X2, which translates to MHLFLLLILQATAAFGQIDPAHCRYALGMEDGRIKDDDITASSQWYESTGPQYARLNREEGDGAWCPEGQLEPSDSQYLQVDLGRLIFLTVVGTQGRYARYSGNEFARAYRLNYSRDGQLWKSWRSRLGNTVMEGNKNAYTSVINDLHPPVITRHVRLIPVTTLSTTVCMRVELYGCPWEDGLISYSAPEGQIMMPPGYPIASLNDSTYDGAHERRRLFGGLGQLTDGVIGLDDFLLTRQNHVWPGYNYLGWRNDSLGSPGYVEMEFIFDRQRNFTSMKVHSNNMFPRGVKIFSSVSCWFKPRLIAGWEAEPVTFKTVLDDKNPSARYVTVPLTRRTAKSIRCRFFFADVWMMFSEISFQSEDTILPTLMTLGSTLPPVKKESTMSTTPVTAIPSASDQPDDGNTPILIGCLVTIILLLVIIIFLILWCQYVCKVLEKAPRRILDEEVTVRLSSCSDTIILQTPPVPPRSGHAPTANTDPHYERVFLLDPQYQNPAVLRNKLPELSQSAEASACGGGYAEPDVTQCTPHQCFHSNAPHYAETDIVRLQGVTGSNMYAVPALTVDSLTRKDISAAEFPRQQLIFREKLGEGQFGEVHLCEAEGLPEFLGEGSPLPDRDDHSVLVAVKQLRADATSQARNDFLKEIKIMSRLNDPNIIRLLCVCVSSDPLCMVTEYMENGDLNMFLSQREIESTLTHANNIPSVSLSDLLHMSVQISSGMKYLASLNFVHRDLATRNCLLDRRLTIKIADFGMSRNLYSSDYYRIQGRAVLPIRWMAWESILLGKFTTASDVWAFGVTLWEIFTLCKEQPYSLLSDEQVIENTGEFFRNQGRQIFLYAPPLCPPSLFELMMRCWGRDIPDRPSFEGLYRALRPHVNQ; encoded by the exons ATGCACCTCTTCTTGCTGCTGATCCTTCAAGCTACAGCAGCCTTCGGACAGATCGacccag CACACTGTCGCTATGCCCTGGGCATGGAGGACGGGCGGATTAAGGACGATGACATCACGGCGTCCAGTCAGTGGTACGAGTCCACGGGGCCGCAGTACGCCAG GTTGAACCGTGAGGAGGGGGACGGAGCCTGGTGTCCTGAGGGACAGCTGGAGCCTTCAGACAGTCAGTACCTGCAG GTGGACCTGGGCCGGCTGATCTTCCTGACGGTGGTCGGGACTCAGGGTCGCTACGCCCGCTACTCCGGGAACGAGTTCGCCCGCGCCTACCGCCTCAACTACAGCCGGGACGGCCAGCTGTGGAAGTCCTGGAGGAGCCGGCTGGGCAACACG GTGATGGAGGGAAACAAGAACGCGTACACCTCCGTCATCAACGACCTCCACCCGCCCGTCATCACACGCCACGTCCGTCTGATCCCCGTCACCACACTGTCCACCACCGTCTGCATGAGGGTGGAGCTGTACGGCTGTCCCTGGGagg atGGCCTGATCTCCTACAGTGCTCCTGAGGGTCAGATCATGATGCCTCCTGGTTATCCCATCGCCAGCCTCAACGACTCCACGTACGACGGAGCTCACGAGAGGAG GAGGCTGTTTGGCGGGCTGGGTCAGCTGACGGACGGCGTGATCGGCCTGGACGACTTCCTGCTGACGCGGCAGAACCACGTGTGGCCTGGATACAACTACCTGGGCTGGAGGAACGACTCGCTGGGCAGCCCGGGATACGTGGAGATGGAGTTCATCTTCGACCGGCAGAGGAACTTCACCTCCATGAAG GTTCACAGTAACAACATGTTCCCTCGCGGCGTGAAGATCTTCTCCTCCGTGTCCTGCTGGTTTAAGCCCCGCCTCATCGCCGGCTGGGAGGCGGAGCCTGTGACCTTCAAGACGGTGCTGGACGACAAGAACCCAAGCGCTCGCTACGTCACCGTGCCGCTGACCCGCCGCACCGCAAAATCCATCCGCTGCAGGTTCTTCTTCGCCGACGTCTGGATGATGTTCAGCGAGATCTCCTTCCAgtcag AGGACACCATACTCCCGACCCTGATGACCTTGGGGTCGACCCTCCCTCCTGTCAAGAAGGAGAGCACCATGTCCACCACGCCTGTGACAG CCATCCCTTCAGCCAGCGACCAGCCTGACGACGGGAACACGCCCATCCTGATTGGCTGCCTGGTGACCATCATCCTGCTGCTGgtcatcatcatcttcctcaTCCTCTGGTGTCAGTATGTCTGCAAGGTGCTGGAGAAG gctCCTCGTCGGATCCTTGACGAGGAGGTGACAGTCCGGCTGTCGTCCTGCAGCGACACCATCATCCTCCAGACCCCCCCTGTGCCCCCCCGCTCCGGCCACGCCCCCACAG CCAACACTGACCCGCACTACGAGAGAGTCTTCCTGTTGGACCCGCAGTACCAGAACCCGGCGGTGCTGAGGAACAAGCTGCCGGAGCTGTCGCAGAGCGCCGAGGCCTCAG cGTGCGGCGGTGGTTACGCTGAGCCTGACGTCACCCAGTGCACACCCCACCAGTGTTTCCATAGCAACGCGCCGCACTACGCCGAGACAGACATCGTGCGTCTGCAGGGCGTCACCGGCAGCAACATGTACGCCGTCCCCGCCCTCACCGTCGACTCGCTCACCAGGAAGGACATCTCCGCCGCCGAGTTCCCACGGCAACAGCTCATCTTCAGGGAGAAGCTGGGGGAGGGGCAGTTCGGAGAG GTCCACCTGTGTGAGGCTGAGGGGCTCCCGGAGTTCCTCGGGGAGGGCTCTCCTCTCCCGGACCGGGACGACCACTCGGTGCTGGTGGCTGTCAAACAGCTGCGGGCTGACGCCACCAGCCAGGCCAG GAACGACTTCCTGAAGGAGATAAAGATCATGTCCCGTCTGAACGACCCCAACATCATccggctgctgtgtgtgtgtgtgtcgtccgACCCGCTGTGCATGGTGACGGAGTACATGGAGAACGGAGACCTCAACATGTTCCTGTCGCAGCGGGAGATCGAGAGCACGCTGACGCACGCCAACAACATCCCTTCAGTCAG tCTGTCCGACCTCCTGCACATGTCGGTGCAGATCTCGTCGGGGATGAAGTATCTGGCGTCTCTGAACTTCGTGCACCGCGACCTGGCCACCAGGAACTGCCTGCTGGACCGCCGCCTCACCATCAAGATCGCCGACTTCGGCATGAGCCGGAACCTGTACAGCAGCGACTACTACCGCATCCAGGGCCGCGCCGTGCTGCCCATCAGGTGGATGGCCTGGGAGAGCATCCTGCTG GGTAAGTTCACCACGGCCAGTGACGTGTGGGCGTTCGGCGTCACGCTGTGGGAGATCTTCACTCTGTGTAAGGAGCAGCCCTACAGCCTGCTGTCTGACGAACAGGTCATAGAGAACACTGGCGAGTTCTTCAGGAACCAgggcagacag ATCTTCCTCTACGCTCCTCCGCTCTGCCCTCCTTCTCTCTTCGAGCTGATGATGCGTTGTTGGGGCAGAGACATCCCCGACCGGCCGTCCTTCGAGGGCCTCTACCGGGCCCTGAGGCCCCACGTCAACCAGTGA